A portion of the Stella humosa genome contains these proteins:
- a CDS encoding ABC transporter permease gives MSATDRLDRVRPREQAAIGRRGLSGRGWGFVLPTASGIGGLLLWELAVHAFELPSYLLPAPSEVAMVMVQKWRLLLDQLVYTAFAATVGFVIALGIALGLGAMIAASPFVERVIYVWLVVFHAIPKVVVAPLLLVWIGFGLKSSIIFVVVFTFFPMLVNTVAGLRSADPDLLLLARSMGGSAWQVLRKIRIPAAMPSIISGIKISITLAPLGAVIGEFVASNKGLGHMLIQSVGSLEVPVAFAAVTVVSVLGILVWYLAEFVERATIPWHASQRGRASEES, from the coding sequence ATGAGTGCGACCGATCGTCTGGACCGGGTGCGCCCGCGCGAGCAGGCCGCCATCGGCCGCCGCGGCCTGTCGGGCCGGGGCTGGGGCTTCGTCCTGCCGACCGCCAGCGGCATCGGCGGGCTGCTGCTGTGGGAACTGGCGGTGCATGCCTTCGAGCTGCCGTCCTACCTGCTGCCGGCCCCGTCGGAGGTGGCGATGGTGATGGTGCAGAAGTGGCGCCTGCTGCTCGACCAGCTCGTCTACACCGCCTTTGCCGCCACCGTCGGCTTCGTCATCGCGCTCGGCATCGCGCTCGGCCTGGGCGCCATGATCGCGGCCTCGCCGTTCGTCGAGCGGGTGATCTATGTCTGGCTGGTCGTCTTCCACGCCATCCCCAAGGTGGTGGTGGCCCCACTGCTGCTGGTGTGGATCGGCTTCGGACTGAAGAGCAGCATCATCTTCGTCGTCGTCTTCACCTTCTTCCCGATGCTGGTGAACACGGTGGCCGGCCTGCGGTCGGCCGACCCCGACCTGCTGCTGCTGGCGCGCTCGATGGGCGGCAGCGCCTGGCAGGTGCTGCGCAAGATCCGCATCCCGGCCGCCATGCCCAGCATCATCTCCGGCATCAAGATCTCGATCACGCTGGCGCCGCTGGGCGCGGTGATCGGCGAGTTCGTGGCCTCCAACAAGGGCCTGGGCCACATGCTGATCCAGTCGGTCGGCAGCCTGGAGGTTCCGGTCGCGTTCGCCGCGGTCACCGTCGTCTCGGTGCTGGGCATCCTCGTCTGGTACCTGGCGGAGTTCGTCGAGCGCGCCACCATCCCGTGGCACGCCAGCCAGCGTGGCCGCGCCAGCGAAGAATCATGA
- a CDS encoding ABC transporter ATP-binding protein, producing the protein MSEILVDGVERTYRSGGKAVHALGPVSIAIEAGRTTTIVGPSGCGKSTLLRILGGLDRPSEGRVLVRGQPVGERMDGIGVVFQRDLLLDWRNILDNVLLPAEMKGLPKAAAVARARALLDELGVGDFADRQPWELSGGMRQRVAIARALLCEPWLLLLDEPFSALDALTRDQMGVLLQKVQQAKNTTAVLITHSIPEAVFLSDRVLVMSGRPGIILDDIQVDLPRPRTLALREEPEFAAYTRRIRVQFERSGVLTA; encoded by the coding sequence ATGAGCGAAATCCTCGTAGACGGGGTGGAGCGGACCTACCGCAGCGGCGGCAAGGCCGTGCATGCCCTGGGGCCGGTGTCGATCGCGATCGAGGCCGGCCGGACCACCACGATCGTCGGCCCCAGCGGCTGCGGCAAGAGCACGCTGCTGCGCATCCTGGGCGGGCTCGACCGGCCGAGCGAGGGCCGGGTGCTGGTGCGCGGACAGCCGGTGGGCGAGCGCATGGACGGCATCGGCGTCGTCTTCCAGCGCGACCTGCTGCTCGACTGGCGCAACATCCTCGACAACGTGCTGCTGCCGGCGGAGATGAAGGGCCTGCCCAAGGCGGCGGCCGTCGCCCGCGCCCGCGCCCTGCTGGACGAGCTGGGCGTCGGCGACTTCGCCGACCGCCAGCCGTGGGAGCTGTCGGGCGGCATGCGCCAGCGCGTCGCGATCGCCCGCGCGCTCCTGTGCGAGCCCTGGCTGCTGCTGCTGGACGAGCCCTTCAGCGCGCTCGACGCGCTGACGCGCGACCAGATGGGCGTGCTCCTGCAGAAGGTGCAGCAGGCCAAGAACACGACCGCGGTGCTGATCACCCATTCCATCCCCGAGGCGGTGTTCCTGTCCGACCGGGTGCTGGTGATGTCGGGCCGGCCCGGCATCATCCTCGACGACATCCAGGTCGACCTGCCGCGCCCGCGCACGCTGGCCTTGCGCGAGGAGCCGGAGTTCGCCGCCTATACCCGCCGCATCCGCGTGCAGTTCGAGCGTTCGGGAGTGCTGACGGCATGA
- a CDS encoding dipeptidase: MLIDGLQCGHFTRETFADLRQADVGCVTVTCGFWEDAVESLDSLAKWRDLIAANADLVATARTAADIRAIVASGRTALLMGYQNAELFQGRIRLVELFAELGVRCIQLTYNNQNSLGGSCYEDEDSGLARYGRQVIDEMNRCGMLVDLSHVGNRTTMDAIRYSKKPVAITHANPDSLFPHKRNKTDDVIAALRDNGGVIGCATYRNITGDEYCRTAEKWCEMVARTVEIAGIDHVGIGTDRSHNFTKPDYDWMRMGRWTRGVDLGASPASRPGKAPPPDWFVALTDIALIEKGLATVGFSPDEVAKIANGNWLRVYEDVFGG; this comes from the coding sequence ATGCTGATCGACGGATTGCAGTGCGGTCATTTCACGCGGGAAACCTTCGCCGACCTGCGCCAGGCCGACGTCGGCTGCGTCACCGTCACCTGCGGCTTCTGGGAAGACGCGGTGGAATCGCTGGATTCGCTGGCGAAGTGGCGCGACCTGATCGCCGCCAACGCCGACTTGGTGGCAACCGCGCGCACGGCCGCCGACATCCGCGCGATCGTAGCCTCGGGCCGCACGGCCCTGCTGATGGGCTACCAGAACGCCGAGCTGTTCCAGGGCCGCATCCGCCTGGTGGAGCTGTTCGCCGAACTCGGCGTGCGCTGCATCCAGCTCACCTACAACAACCAGAACTCGCTGGGCGGCAGTTGCTACGAGGACGAGGATTCGGGCCTGGCCCGCTATGGCCGCCAGGTCATCGACGAGATGAACCGCTGCGGCATGCTGGTCGACCTGTCGCATGTCGGCAACCGCACGACGATGGACGCCATCCGCTATTCCAAGAAGCCGGTCGCCATCACCCATGCCAACCCCGACAGCCTTTTCCCGCACAAGCGTAACAAGACCGACGACGTGATCGCGGCCCTGCGCGACAATGGCGGGGTCATCGGCTGCGCCACCTATCGCAACATCACCGGCGACGAATATTGCCGCACGGCCGAGAAGTGGTGCGAGATGGTCGCCAGGACGGTCGAGATCGCCGGCATCGACCATGTCGGCATCGGCACCGACCGCAGCCACAACTTCACCAAGCCCGACTATGACTGGATGCGCATGGGCCGGTGGACGCGCGGCGTCGACCTCGGCGCCTCGCCCGCGTCGCGGCCCGGCAAGGCGCCTCCACCCGACTGGTTCGTGGCCCTGACCGACATCGCGCTGATCGAGAAGGGTCTGGCGACGGTGGGCTTCTCGCCCGACGAGGTCGCCAAGATTGCCAACGGCAACTGGCTGCGCGTCTATGAAGACGTCTTCGGCGGCTAA
- a CDS encoding LacI family DNA-binding transcriptional regulator: MATVLDVARLAGVSSATVSRVLSGKGNVGQEARERVLQAVRELDFHPNRMAQGLRRGRGNAVGLLVGDIEQNVYSALTKHVQKALGEVGLDLMLYNLDHSTERLVAMLEAAPAMGLRGVALATTDNIDMAKVGPLLRGLQVGGMAVVSIGQRLHRAGIPSIVHEERAAARRAVEYLLEGGRTPVAYLGRLTGSAVGTERYRGYAAALAGAGIALDRALVWDVSYRFAAGYEATRRALDAGLAFRAIQCGSDELALGAMAAIQDRGLAIPGDVAVIGFGSIDWGAHVRPALTTISVHPATVAARMVGMLTGQDVPALTVIERSLLRRGSA, from the coding sequence ATGGCCACCGTTCTCGACGTCGCGCGCCTGGCCGGCGTGTCGTCCGCCACCGTCTCCCGCGTGCTGAGCGGCAAGGGCAATGTCGGCCAGGAGGCCCGCGAGCGCGTGCTCCAGGCAGTGCGCGAGCTGGACTTCCACCCCAACCGCATGGCCCAGGGCCTGCGCCGCGGCCGCGGCAACGCGGTCGGCCTGCTGGTCGGCGACATCGAGCAGAACGTCTATTCCGCCCTGACCAAGCATGTGCAGAAGGCGCTGGGCGAGGTCGGCCTCGACCTGATGCTCTACAACCTCGACCACAGCACCGAGCGCCTCGTGGCGATGCTGGAGGCCGCACCGGCGATGGGCCTGCGCGGCGTGGCGCTGGCCACCACCGACAACATCGACATGGCGAAGGTGGGGCCCCTGCTCCGCGGCCTGCAGGTGGGCGGCATGGCCGTGGTCTCGATCGGCCAGCGGCTGCACCGGGCCGGCATCCCCTCCATCGTGCACGAGGAACGGGCAGCCGCGCGCCGGGCGGTCGAATACCTGCTGGAGGGCGGCCGCACGCCGGTCGCCTATCTCGGCCGCCTCACCGGATCGGCGGTCGGGACCGAGCGTTATCGCGGCTATGCCGCGGCCCTGGCCGGGGCCGGCATCGCGCTCGACCGCGCCCTCGTCTGGGACGTCTCCTACCGCTTCGCCGCCGGCTACGAGGCGACCAGGCGCGCGCTCGATGCCGGCCTTGCCTTCCGCGCGATCCAGTGCGGCAGCGACGAGCTGGCGCTGGGCGCCATGGCCGCCATCCAGGACCGCGGATTGGCCATCCCCGGCGACGTCGCCGTGATCGGCTTCGGCAGCATCGACTGGGGCGCCCATGTCCGCCCGGCCCTGACCACCATCAGCGTCCACCCGGCGACGGTGGCCGCCCGCATGGTGGGGATGCTGACCGGCCAGGACGTGCCGGCCCTGACGGTGATCGAGCGCAGCCTGCTGCGCCGCGGCTCGGCCTGA
- a CDS encoding amidohydrolase family protein, which produces MADPSTATAPACPGPDPDPRPPAMRLPAGSVDCHSHVFGPVDRYPYVANRGYTPPDASLADYRRMLATMGFDRAVIVQPSVLGTDNRATMDAVAAMGGAFRAVVVVDPSISDAELRALDAGGARGVRFNLNNPGGLPLEAVEAVARRIAPLGWHLQFFADLNLRPELVEVMRRQPVPVVIDHMGHLRPERGLDDPGARAMLALLGEGTAWVKVSGAYRCSSADIPYRDTTEIARALIAAAPDRVVFGTDWPHPDYRRPMPNDGDLVDLFNEWVPDAEQRRRILVDNPARLYRF; this is translated from the coding sequence ATGGCGGACCCGTCGACGGCGACTGCACCGGCCTGTCCCGGCCCGGACCCCGACCCGCGGCCGCCGGCCATGCGCCTGCCGGCCGGGTCGGTCGACTGCCACAGCCATGTCTTCGGCCCCGTCGATCGCTATCCCTACGTCGCCAACCGCGGCTACACCCCACCCGACGCGTCGCTGGCGGACTATCGGCGCATGCTGGCGACGATGGGTTTCGACCGCGCGGTCATCGTCCAGCCCAGCGTGCTCGGCACCGACAACCGCGCCACCATGGATGCGGTGGCCGCCATGGGCGGGGCCTTCCGGGCGGTGGTGGTGGTCGATCCGTCGATCTCCGACGCCGAGCTGCGGGCGCTGGATGCCGGCGGCGCGCGCGGCGTGCGCTTCAACCTGAACAACCCCGGCGGCCTGCCGCTGGAGGCGGTCGAGGCGGTCGCCCGGCGCATCGCGCCGCTCGGCTGGCACCTGCAGTTCTTCGCCGACCTCAACCTGCGGCCGGAGCTGGTCGAGGTGATGCGCCGCCAGCCGGTGCCCGTCGTGATCGACCATATGGGGCACCTGCGGCCCGAGCGTGGCCTGGACGATCCCGGCGCCAGGGCCATGCTGGCCCTCCTCGGCGAGGGCACGGCCTGGGTGAAGGTGTCGGGCGCCTATCGCTGCTCCAGCGCCGACATCCCCTATCGCGACACGACGGAGATCGCGCGCGCCCTGATCGCGGCAGCACCCGACCGCGTCGTCTTCGGCACCGACTGGCCGCACCCCGACTATCGCCGGCCGATGCCCAATGACGGCGACCTGGTCGACCTCTTCAACGAATGGGTGCCCGACGCCGAGCAGCGCCGCCGCATCCTGGTGGACAATCCGGCCCGGCTCTACCGGTTCTGA
- a CDS encoding TRAP transporter substrate-binding protein: MHIRTIVAGALALTATAALAMPALAQGKAATLKIGWTSTDSAQDPYGIGAKLFKEKVEALVPGQVQVSLFPNRQIGDEKELLEGMRFGTVDMGVITNAVIANLETGFQVNDLPFLYADEAQARRVLDGPVGQELKDRLAKKGVIALGFMEGGFRSMLNNVRPVVNPEDVKGVKYRVMQNPVFIDMFASLGGNAIPMAWGEVFTAVQQGAIDGLELPVAVIDAAKYYEITKYLSLTNHTYSMIALLVSKRSFDKLPKDVQAAVVKAGAEATAEQRRIAGAQAQEIIVSLGNKGMKVNKVGNPAQFRGSVKAVYEKFRPTIGSALLDQTLAAVQ; encoded by the coding sequence ATGCACATTCGCACGATCGTCGCGGGCGCCCTGGCGCTCACCGCCACCGCCGCCCTGGCCATGCCGGCCCTGGCACAGGGCAAGGCAGCCACCCTCAAGATCGGCTGGACCAGCACGGATTCCGCCCAGGACCCCTATGGCATCGGCGCCAAGCTGTTCAAGGAGAAGGTCGAGGCGCTGGTGCCGGGCCAGGTCCAGGTCAGCCTGTTCCCCAACCGCCAGATCGGCGACGAGAAGGAACTGCTGGAGGGCATGCGCTTCGGCACGGTCGACATGGGCGTCATCACCAACGCCGTGATCGCCAACCTGGAAACGGGCTTCCAGGTGAACGACCTGCCCTTCCTCTATGCCGACGAGGCCCAGGCACGCCGCGTGCTGGACGGCCCGGTTGGCCAGGAGCTGAAGGACCGCCTGGCGAAGAAGGGCGTGATCGCGCTCGGCTTCATGGAGGGCGGCTTCCGCAGCATGCTGAACAATGTCCGCCCGGTGGTGAACCCGGAGGACGTGAAGGGCGTGAAGTACCGGGTGATGCAGAACCCGGTCTTCATCGACATGTTCGCATCCCTGGGCGGCAACGCCATCCCGATGGCCTGGGGCGAGGTGTTCACGGCCGTGCAGCAGGGGGCGATCGACGGCCTGGAACTGCCGGTCGCCGTCATCGACGCGGCCAAGTACTACGAGATCACCAAGTACCTGTCCCTCACCAACCACACCTACTCGATGATCGCGCTGCTGGTGTCCAAGCGCAGCTTCGACAAGCTGCCGAAAGACGTGCAGGCCGCCGTGGTCAAGGCCGGGGCGGAAGCGACCGCCGAGCAGCGCCGCATCGCCGGCGCCCAGGCGCAGGAGATCATCGTGTCCCTGGGCAACAAGGGCATGAAGGTGAACAAGGTCGGCAACCCGGCCCAGTTCCGCGGCAGCGTGAAGGCGGTCTACGAGAAGTTCCGCCCGACCATCGGCTCGGCCCTGCTCGACCAGACGCTGGCGGCGGTACAGTGA
- a CDS encoding TRAP transporter small permease: MTAIHGLLEALSRTAGRATIFLVIAMTVVMTVCLILQVLFRYALGQALSWSEELALLMFTWTVLLAGSLGVREGFHVALTLLPDRLGPGGQRWLERLILVLVTVFGFYLAVSGWEFYDGTTGQLSAAVGYPIELLHSAALVSGALVVLHGLTRLVASFVLPPAPEARP, from the coding sequence ATGACGGCCATCCATGGCCTGCTCGAGGCGCTGAGCCGCACCGCCGGCCGTGCCACGATCTTCCTCGTGATCGCCATGACCGTCGTCATGACGGTTTGCCTCATCCTCCAGGTCTTGTTCCGCTACGCGCTGGGCCAGGCGCTGAGCTGGTCGGAGGAACTGGCCCTGCTGATGTTCACCTGGACGGTGCTGCTGGCCGGCAGCCTGGGGGTGCGGGAGGGCTTCCACGTCGCGCTCACCCTGCTGCCCGACCGCCTCGGCCCCGGCGGGCAACGTTGGCTGGAGCGGCTGATCCTGGTCCTCGTCACCGTCTTCGGCTTCTATCTCGCGGTGTCGGGCTGGGAATTCTATGACGGCACCACGGGCCAGCTATCGGCGGCCGTCGGCTATCCGATCGAACTCCTGCATTCGGCCGCCCTGGTATCGGGCGCGCTGGTGGTGTTGCACGGGCTGACGCGCCTCGTCGCCAGCTTCGTCCTCCCGCCCGCACCGGAGGCCAGGCCATGA
- a CDS encoding TRAP transporter large permease, whose protein sequence is MSELAWVLSLGFAGLLLLGVPFVFALGITSLAGLMVIDIDIIVLAQRFISGTQSFSLLAIPFFVLAGDLMTKGGLSRRLVAVADACVRHVKGGLGMVTVLSATFFAAISGSAPATTAAIGSIMIPEMTKRGYSPEFAAALAVAAGIIGPVIPPSIIFVIWGVIAEESIAKLFLAGIVPGLLMSVGLCLASVRYAVRHDVPKEPRASAAEIGRAAWDGKWALVAPFVVLGGIYGGIFTPTEAAVVATVYALFVGLFLYRELKWRDLPAIVMGSMRTTAIVMFIIAAAAPFGWLVAMEQLPPKIAGGIAAISDEPWIILLSLNLLLLAIGMVMDNIAAMIILGGVLIALGRTIGMDPIQLGAMVSINFAIGMATPPFGYALFVGAAISRLSIERISRELWPLIGVLIVVLGLVTYVPAVTLAVVRLF, encoded by the coding sequence ATGAGCGAGCTCGCATGGGTGCTGAGCCTGGGCTTCGCCGGGCTGCTGCTGCTGGGGGTGCCGTTCGTCTTCGCGCTCGGCATCACGTCGCTGGCCGGGCTGATGGTGATCGACATCGACATCATCGTGCTGGCCCAGCGTTTCATCTCGGGCACGCAGTCCTTCAGCCTGCTGGCCATCCCGTTCTTCGTCCTGGCCGGCGACCTGATGACGAAGGGCGGGCTGTCGCGCCGTCTGGTGGCGGTGGCGGACGCTTGTGTCCGGCACGTTAAGGGCGGGCTGGGCATGGTGACGGTGCTGTCGGCCACGTTCTTCGCCGCCATCTCGGGCTCGGCTCCGGCGACGACCGCTGCCATCGGCAGCATCATGATCCCGGAGATGACCAAGCGCGGCTACTCGCCGGAGTTCGCGGCGGCGCTCGCGGTTGCCGCCGGCATCATCGGCCCGGTCATCCCGCCGTCCATCATCTTCGTCATCTGGGGCGTGATCGCCGAGGAATCGATCGCCAAGCTGTTCCTGGCCGGCATCGTGCCCGGCCTGCTGATGTCGGTCGGGCTGTGCCTGGCGTCGGTCCGCTATGCCGTGCGCCACGACGTGCCGAAGGAGCCGCGGGCAAGCGCGGCCGAGATCGGCCGGGCCGCCTGGGACGGCAAGTGGGCGCTGGTGGCCCCCTTCGTCGTGCTGGGCGGTATCTATGGCGGCATCTTCACGCCGACCGAGGCCGCGGTGGTGGCCACCGTCTATGCCCTGTTCGTCGGCCTGTTCCTCTATCGCGAGCTGAAATGGCGCGACCTGCCCGCCATCGTCATGGGCTCGATGCGCACGACCGCCATCGTCATGTTCATCATCGCGGCTGCCGCCCCCTTCGGCTGGCTGGTGGCGATGGAGCAACTGCCGCCCAAGATCGCCGGCGGCATCGCCGCGATTTCGGACGAGCCCTGGATCATCCTGCTGTCGCTCAACCTCCTGCTGCTGGCTATCGGCATGGTGATGGACAACATCGCCGCCATGATCATCCTGGGCGGGGTGCTGATCGCGCTCGGCCGCACGATCGGGATGGACCCGATCCAGCTCGGTGCCATGGTCTCGATCAACTTCGCCATCGGCATGGCGACGCCGCCGTTCGGCTATGCCCTGTTCGTGGGCGCGGCCATCTCGCGCCTCAGCATCGAGCGCATATCGCGCGAGCTGTGGCCGCTGATCGGCGTGCTGATCGTGGTGCTGGGGCTGGTGACCTACGTGCCGGCGGTGACCCTGGCCGTGGTCCGGCTGTTCTGA
- the metZ gene encoding O-succinylhomoserine sulfhydrylase, whose product MATIQDIPRDPVADLAIDTRLVRGATRRSGNRETSEALYFTSGFVYPDAETAEAAFAGPEDGWIYTRFGNPTTAMLEDRLALLENAPAARATATGMAAVFAALMASVKAGDRVVASRALFGSCHYVVTRILPRFGVTTTLVDPGDLDQWRSALRGGAAAILFETPSNPMLDLVDIAAVAELGHAAGARVIVDNVFATATEQRPLSLGADLVVYSATKHLDGQGRAMGGAVLGDERFVIDELQPFLRHTGPTISPFNSWVILKGMETLGLRMERHARSAGRIAAFLADHPKVQAVRYPGLDSHPQRAIARRQMRRGGAMLAVTLAGGKPAAFRFANALRLADISPNLGDAKTLVAHPATTTHANVAADERARLGIADGSLRLSVGLEDADDLLADMERALAVA is encoded by the coding sequence ATGGCAACAATCCAGGATATCCCGCGCGACCCCGTCGCCGACCTCGCCATCGACACCCGCCTCGTCCGCGGGGCGACGCGGCGGTCCGGCAACCGTGAAACGTCCGAGGCGCTCTATTTCACCTCCGGCTTCGTCTACCCCGACGCCGAGACGGCCGAGGCCGCCTTCGCCGGGCCCGAGGACGGCTGGATCTACACCCGCTTCGGCAACCCGACCACGGCGATGCTGGAGGACCGGCTGGCCCTGCTGGAGAATGCGCCCGCCGCCCGGGCGACGGCGACCGGCATGGCGGCGGTCTTCGCGGCCCTCATGGCCTCGGTCAAGGCCGGTGACCGGGTGGTCGCCTCGCGCGCCCTGTTCGGCTCCTGCCACTATGTCGTCACCCGCATCCTGCCGCGCTTCGGCGTCACCACCACCCTGGTCGACCCGGGCGACCTCGACCAGTGGCGCAGCGCGCTGCGGGGCGGGGCGGCCGCCATCCTGTTCGAGACGCCGTCCAACCCGATGCTGGACCTGGTCGACATCGCCGCGGTGGCCGAACTGGGCCATGCCGCGGGCGCCCGGGTGATCGTCGACAACGTCTTCGCCACCGCGACAGAGCAGCGCCCGCTGTCGCTGGGTGCGGACCTTGTCGTCTATTCCGCCACCAAGCATCTGGACGGGCAGGGGCGGGCCATGGGCGGCGCGGTGCTGGGCGACGAGCGGTTCGTGATCGACGAGCTGCAGCCCTTCCTGCGCCACACCGGCCCGACCATCAGCCCCTTCAATTCCTGGGTGATCCTGAAAGGGATGGAGACGCTGGGCCTGCGGATGGAACGGCACGCCCGATCGGCCGGCCGCATCGCGGCCTTCCTCGCCGACCATCCGAAGGTGCAGGCCGTGCGCTATCCCGGCCTCGACAGCCATCCCCAGCGGGCGATCGCCCGGCGCCAGATGCGCCGCGGCGGCGCCATGCTGGCCGTCACCCTGGCGGGCGGCAAGCCGGCCGCCTTCCGCTTCGCCAACGCGCTGCGCCTCGCCGACATCTCGCCCAACCTCGGCGACGCCAAGACGCTGGTCGCCCATCCCGCCACAACCACCCACGCCAACGTCGCCGCCGACGAACGCGCCCGCCTCGGCATCGCCGACGGCAGCCTGCGCCTGTCGGTGGGGCTGGAGGACGCCGACGACCTGCTGGCCGACATGGAGAGGGCGCTGGCGGTGGCGTAG